A single Lycorma delicatula isolate Av1 chromosome 12, ASM4794821v1, whole genome shotgun sequence DNA region contains:
- the LOC142332910 gene encoding uncharacterized protein LOC142332910 — translation MMKYCVFFSILFLLKQFSATQVLPTTQLGFGGNVSGKPNVNENYVNNRFNPFRDVGNIFRGYNDAALSAYANTRPNLENLQKGIGNFVAKPVSSLLTPLGMGALPNSLANTGQYVTQSLMDAGAKTTYDVGNALLNGMETVTTPVVGYANTASDLLNNGLEQGAKAGMIAANILGSSGKLLADMGAQTIKTGLNTATNLASNLTKYPGGMFNLPNGGIDANAAGSTGGLLAGTGESAIKAGINAGSNLAETAANSLTNPGNMNNLPNSALKESTNTAINVLKSIANLTDDQVEKLLKAGLNLEKLFGDVGMNTANSANNASAGVKADATVSIPDSGNANTTV, via the exons ATGATgaaatattgtgtatttttttccaTCTTATTTCTACTTAAACAG ttctcAGCAACTCAAGTTTTGCCTACTACACAACTTGGATTTGGTGGAAATGTTTCAGGGAAGCCAAATGTCaatgaaaattacgtaaataacCGATTCAACCCGTTCAGAGATGTTGGCAACATATTTAGAGGATATAACGATGCTGCTCTGTCAGCATACGCAAATACTAGACCGAACTTAGAGAATTTACAAAAAGGTATAGGAAATTTTGTGGCAAAACCGGTTAGTTCATTATTAACACCTCTTGGAATGGGAGCATTACCTAACTCTCTGGCAAATACAGGACAATATGTTACTCAATCTTTAATGGATGCCGGTGCAAAAACAACGTACGATGTAGGTAATGCTTTATTAAACGGTATGGAAACAGTTACTACACCTGTGGTTGGATATGCAAATACTGCGTctgatttattgaataatggtctGGAACAAGGAGCAAAAGCTGGAATGATAGCAGCAAATATTTTAGGATCGTCTGGAAAACTTTTAGCCGATATGGGTGCACAAACAATAAAAACTGGACTAAATACGGCAACAAATTTAGCTAGTAATTTGACAAAATATCCAGGTGGTATGTTTAATTTACCAAATGGTGGAATCGATGCAAACGCTGCAGGATCGACTGGAGGTTTATTAGCTGGTACCGGTGAAAGTGCAATAAAAGCTGGAATAAATGCAGGATCAAATTTAGCTGAAACAGCAGCAAATTCATTAACAAACCCGGGTAATATGAACAATTTACCAAATTCTGCGTTAAAAGAATCAACAAATACTGCAATAAATGTACTTAAATCAATTGCTAATCTAACGGATGATCAAGTTGAAAAACTATTAAAGGCTGGATTGAATCTTGAAAAACTATTTGGCGATGTTGGAATGAATACTGCAAATTCAGCAAATAATGCATCGGCAGGTGTTAAAGCAGATGCGACGGTTAGTATTCCAGATAGCGGTAATGCTAATACCACggtgtaa